In the genome of Streptomyces rubradiris, one region contains:
- a CDS encoding TauD/TfdA family dioxygenase, which produces MDLTTTDMRRSAADARCGRSAPSPYLEKLRRHGFVVLEPDGPDGLSLEDIMAPLGTAVSYRFGTQLVQEQRPGTDNSQFRTGAIPMHVDAILNAHPVRYIGLECLEAPDEGGETLIAGSSAFFATAPAELVETLRGIRIEYWSRVSGFYVERPGGNPVVAPVQVDPVTGGDTLQIGLDYPEDPERNYGAAVVGRTKEQSLELFALVDRWLTVPEVMYAHRWRVGQVLVMDNQRVVHGRAAYCVDAPRKLRRISVG; this is translated from the coding sequence ATGGACCTCACGACCACCGACATGCGGCGCTCGGCCGCCGACGCGCGCTGCGGCCGCAGCGCGCCCTCACCGTATCTGGAGAAGCTGCGGCGTCACGGCTTCGTCGTCCTGGAACCCGACGGCCCGGACGGGCTGTCCCTGGAGGACATCATGGCGCCGCTCGGCACGGCGGTGTCGTACCGGTTCGGCACCCAGCTCGTCCAGGAGCAGCGGCCGGGGACCGACAACTCGCAGTTCCGGACCGGTGCCATACCGATGCACGTCGACGCGATCCTGAACGCACACCCGGTCCGCTACATCGGGCTGGAGTGCCTGGAGGCCCCGGACGAGGGCGGTGAGACGCTGATCGCCGGCAGCAGCGCGTTCTTCGCGACGGCTCCCGCCGAGCTGGTGGAGACCCTGCGCGGCATCCGGATCGAGTACTGGTCCAGGGTCTCGGGCTTCTACGTGGAGCGGCCCGGCGGCAACCCGGTCGTGGCGCCGGTGCAGGTGGACCCGGTGACCGGCGGGGACACGCTGCAGATCGGGCTGGACTATCCCGAGGATCCGGAGCGCAACTACGGGGCGGCCGTGGTGGGCCGCACCAAGGAGCAGAGCCTGGAGCTCTTCGCCCTGGTGGACCGGTGGTTGACGGTTCCGGAGGTGATGTACGCCCACCGGTGGCGGGTCGGCCAGGTCCTGGTCATGGACAACCAGCGGGTCGTGCACGGGCGTGCCGCCTACTGCGTCGACGCT